In a single window of the Etheostoma spectabile isolate EspeVRDwgs_2016 chromosome 3, UIUC_Espe_1.0, whole genome shotgun sequence genome:
- the pxylp1 gene encoding 2-phosphoxylose phosphatase 1 isoform X2, giving the protein MVSAVAAHLLLFLVSGNLIPTTPILEERPFQAADRGVGVALGKSRKRVFPVPHTQEPNPISEAYSYCNTPNRSEQAWEGHSPADYKLLSVQVMIRHGDRYPLYYIPKTKRPAIDCTLSISRKPSHPLLNSFIRHMAQGGRGHWESTLASVPRLPNHSACEMGELTQTGVVQHLRNGQLLHQAYKRHNLLPSDWSPRQVWVETTGKSRTLQSGLAFLYGFLQDFDWTKLTTRHQWSTLFCGSACDCPARNRYLEEEQRRQYRLRVSDTELERTYADMARTLGLLNRQLRAANPIDSLLCHLCHGISFPCVPLANGTSGCLTMAQFAVIRRQQLDDEVDRRRVGLYRKYAILAMYPYLNRTAAKMERVAKDNEADGQHRAGSEEVFTLSSAHDVTMAPLLSALGLEEARFPRFAARVVFELWKSPPAMQGQPKKRAGKGEKSKAKDEELFIRVLYNGEDVTFHTTFCRSHDRHASQPLCPLKNFLSFVRRDMFSVVNATSYQEACYRRPG; this is encoded by the exons ATGGTCTCTGCTGTCGCCgcacacctcctcctcttcctcgtcaGTG GGAACCTGATCCCCACCACTCCCATTCTGGAGGAGCGACCCTTCCAGGCTGCTGATAGAGGTGTTGGGGTGGCGCTGGGGAAGAGCAGAAAGAGAGTGTTCCCGGTGCCTCACACCCAGGAGCCCAACCCTATATCTGAGGCTTACAGCTATTGCAACACTCCCAACCGCAGTGAACAGGCCTGGGAGG GTCACAGTCCCGCTGACTACAAGCTGCTGTCTGTCCAGGTGATGATTCGCCATGGTGACCGCTACCCACTCTACTACATCCCCAAGACCAAACGGCCCGCCATCGACTGCACCTTGTCCATCAGCAG GAAGCCTTCCCACCCCCTGCTGAACTCCTTCATCCGTCACATGGCCCAGGGAGGTCGCGGCCACTGGGAGTCTACACTGGCCTCGGTTCCCCGTCTGCCCAACCACAGTGCCTGTGAGATGGGAGAACTCACGCAGACAG GTGTGGTGCAACACCTGCGCAACGGGCAGCTCCTCCACCAAGCCTACAAGCGTCACAATCTTCTCCCCTCCGACTGGTCGCCCCGCCAGGTGTGGGTTGAGACCACAGGTAAGAGCCGCACTCTCCAGAGCGGACTGGCCTTCCTCTACGGCTTCCTCCAAGACTTTGATTGGACAAAACTGACCACACGGCACCAGTGGAGCACGTTGTTCTGCGGCTCGGCCTGCGACTGCCCCGCCAGAAACAGATACCTGgaggaagagcagaggaggCAGTATCGCCTCAGAGTAAGTGATACCGAACTCGAGAGGACTTATGCCGATATGGCACGCACTTTAGGTCTGCTCAACCGCCAGCTCCGAGCAGCAAACCCCATAGACTCCCTGCTGTGCCACCTGTGTCACGGCATTTCTTTCCCTTGTGTTCCCCTGGCAAATGGCACCAGTGGATGTTTGACAATGGCACAGTTTGCTGTGATTCGTCGACAGCAGCTAGATGATGAGGTCGACCGGAGAAGAGTAGGGCTGTACCGTAAATATGCCATCCTGGCCATGTACCCCTACCTCAACCGAACTGCTGCCAAGATGGAGCGTGTTGCCAAGGACAATGAGGCTGACGGACAACATCGTGCGGGGAGTGAGGAGGTCTTCACCCTGTCTTCAGCTCACGACGTCACCATGGCCCCGTTGCTAAGCGCCCTGGGACTGGAGGAGGCACGTTTCCCTCGTTTTGCAGCAAGAGTAGTCTTTGAACTGTGGAAGAGTCCCCCAGCCATGCAAGGACAACCGAAGAAGAGGGCTGGCAAAGGCGAGAAGTCTAAGGCAAAAGACGAGGAGCTGTTCATCAGGGTGCTGTACAATGGCGAGGATGTGACATTTCACACCACCTTCTGTCGCTCCCATGACCGCCACGCCAGCCAGCCCCTCTGCCCTCTGAAGAACTTCCTGTCTTTtgtcaggagagacatgttcaGTGTTGTCAACGCTACTTCCTACCAGGAGGCCTGCTACAGGCGCCCTGGTTGA
- the pxylp1 gene encoding 2-phosphoxylose phosphatase 1 isoform X1 — translation MLARNRFLLLVVVGGAALAIISLSLQFWNLIPTTPILEERPFQAADRGVGVALGKSRKRVFPVPHTQEPNPISEAYSYCNTPNRSEQAWEGHSPADYKLLSVQVMIRHGDRYPLYYIPKTKRPAIDCTLSISRKPSHPLLNSFIRHMAQGGRGHWESTLASVPRLPNHSACEMGELTQTGVVQHLRNGQLLHQAYKRHNLLPSDWSPRQVWVETTGKSRTLQSGLAFLYGFLQDFDWTKLTTRHQWSTLFCGSACDCPARNRYLEEEQRRQYRLRVSDTELERTYADMARTLGLLNRQLRAANPIDSLLCHLCHGISFPCVPLANGTSGCLTMAQFAVIRRQQLDDEVDRRRVGLYRKYAILAMYPYLNRTAAKMERVAKDNEADGQHRAGSEEVFTLSSAHDVTMAPLLSALGLEEARFPRFAARVVFELWKSPPAMQGQPKKRAGKGEKSKAKDEELFIRVLYNGEDVTFHTTFCRSHDRHASQPLCPLKNFLSFVRRDMFSVVNATSYQEACYRRPG, via the exons ATGCTGGCTCGTAACCGCTTCCTCCTTCTGGTAGTGGTGGGCGGGGCCGCACTGGCCATCATCAGCCTGAGCCTCCAGTTCT GGAACCTGATCCCCACCACTCCCATTCTGGAGGAGCGACCCTTCCAGGCTGCTGATAGAGGTGTTGGGGTGGCGCTGGGGAAGAGCAGAAAGAGAGTGTTCCCGGTGCCTCACACCCAGGAGCCCAACCCTATATCTGAGGCTTACAGCTATTGCAACACTCCCAACCGCAGTGAACAGGCCTGGGAGG GTCACAGTCCCGCTGACTACAAGCTGCTGTCTGTCCAGGTGATGATTCGCCATGGTGACCGCTACCCACTCTACTACATCCCCAAGACCAAACGGCCCGCCATCGACTGCACCTTGTCCATCAGCAG GAAGCCTTCCCACCCCCTGCTGAACTCCTTCATCCGTCACATGGCCCAGGGAGGTCGCGGCCACTGGGAGTCTACACTGGCCTCGGTTCCCCGTCTGCCCAACCACAGTGCCTGTGAGATGGGAGAACTCACGCAGACAG GTGTGGTGCAACACCTGCGCAACGGGCAGCTCCTCCACCAAGCCTACAAGCGTCACAATCTTCTCCCCTCCGACTGGTCGCCCCGCCAGGTGTGGGTTGAGACCACAGGTAAGAGCCGCACTCTCCAGAGCGGACTGGCCTTCCTCTACGGCTTCCTCCAAGACTTTGATTGGACAAAACTGACCACACGGCACCAGTGGAGCACGTTGTTCTGCGGCTCGGCCTGCGACTGCCCCGCCAGAAACAGATACCTGgaggaagagcagaggaggCAGTATCGCCTCAGAGTAAGTGATACCGAACTCGAGAGGACTTATGCCGATATGGCACGCACTTTAGGTCTGCTCAACCGCCAGCTCCGAGCAGCAAACCCCATAGACTCCCTGCTGTGCCACCTGTGTCACGGCATTTCTTTCCCTTGTGTTCCCCTGGCAAATGGCACCAGTGGATGTTTGACAATGGCACAGTTTGCTGTGATTCGTCGACAGCAGCTAGATGATGAGGTCGACCGGAGAAGAGTAGGGCTGTACCGTAAATATGCCATCCTGGCCATGTACCCCTACCTCAACCGAACTGCTGCCAAGATGGAGCGTGTTGCCAAGGACAATGAGGCTGACGGACAACATCGTGCGGGGAGTGAGGAGGTCTTCACCCTGTCTTCAGCTCACGACGTCACCATGGCCCCGTTGCTAAGCGCCCTGGGACTGGAGGAGGCACGTTTCCCTCGTTTTGCAGCAAGAGTAGTCTTTGAACTGTGGAAGAGTCCCCCAGCCATGCAAGGACAACCGAAGAAGAGGGCTGGCAAAGGCGAGAAGTCTAAGGCAAAAGACGAGGAGCTGTTCATCAGGGTGCTGTACAATGGCGAGGATGTGACATTTCACACCACCTTCTGTCGCTCCCATGACCGCCACGCCAGCCAGCCCCTCTGCCCTCTGAAGAACTTCCTGTCTTTtgtcaggagagacatgttcaGTGTTGTCAACGCTACTTCCTACCAGGAGGCCTGCTACAGGCGCCCTGGTTGA